A part of Pararhizobium sp. A13 genomic DNA contains:
- a CDS encoding regulatory protein GemA: MTSSIAALHVAKKQLGLDDDTYRAKLHIITGKTSAKDMTEDERQIVISAFRREGFRPVERRPDGRQKLTGKFASKLQALWIAAYNLGIVENRDDAALLAFVRRQSGIDHTRFMKYAEDATKVIEAIKAWIAREAGVDWSVGKLTPAFARADGYKIARAQWVLLVGSEQGAISQAFWQAVVGIVGTHVAGRELSAAEWIPVMNEFGRRIRERKVAIGADG; the protein is encoded by the coding sequence ATGACTTCCTCCATCGCCGCCCTACATGTCGCAAAGAAGCAGCTCGGCCTCGACGATGACACCTACCGCGCAAAGCTGCACATCATCACCGGCAAGACATCCGCCAAGGATATGACCGAGGACGAACGTCAGATAGTGATATCGGCGTTCCGTCGCGAAGGCTTCCGGCCGGTTGAGCGCCGGCCGGACGGCCGGCAAAAGCTAACAGGTAAATTCGCGTCGAAACTGCAGGCGCTATGGATTGCCGCCTACAATCTCGGGATTGTCGAGAACCGCGACGACGCCGCGCTGCTGGCGTTTGTAAGGCGACAGTCCGGCATCGACCACACCCGCTTCATGAAATACGCCGAGGACGCCACCAAGGTGATCGAGGCGATCAAAGCCTGGATCGCTCGCGAGGCAGGCGTTGACTGGTCGGTCGGCAAACTCACACCGGCCTTTGCTCGCGCCGATGGCTATAAGATCGCTAGGGCACAATGGGTCCTCCTGGTGGGCTCGGAGCAAGGCGCGATCTCGCAAGCGTTCTGGCAAGCCGTGGTCGGCATTGTTGGCACCCACGTCGCCGGCCGCGAGCTGTCGGCCGCTGAGTGGATACCGGTCATGAATGAATTCGGCCGGCGCATCCGCGAACGGAAGGTGGCGATAGGTGCCGATGGCTAA
- a CDS encoding DUF3164 family protein → MDAVILEEKPAAGITIVNGKEFMQNAKGGLDPIGRVKAEAKLEDQTVRTCIAFASALSAQVSRFKGHTAADLTALDTILAEKYDAKIGGKKGNRTYQTYDGLMKVQVQVADLIDFGPELQIAKALINECLTEWSADSREEIQAIVMRAFNTDKEGQVSRSDVFMLLRLEITDARWQRAMEAIRDAIRVTGSKEYVRFYQRENLTDEWRAITIDMARA, encoded by the coding sequence ATGGACGCAGTCATCCTCGAGGAAAAGCCCGCCGCCGGCATCACGATCGTGAACGGCAAGGAATTCATGCAGAACGCGAAGGGCGGGCTCGACCCCATCGGCCGCGTCAAGGCCGAGGCCAAGCTGGAAGATCAGACCGTTCGCACCTGCATCGCCTTTGCCTCCGCATTGTCGGCGCAGGTCAGCCGGTTCAAGGGCCATACCGCAGCCGACTTGACGGCGCTCGATACGATCCTCGCCGAGAAATACGACGCGAAGATCGGCGGCAAAAAGGGCAACCGCACCTATCAGACCTATGACGGCCTGATGAAAGTCCAGGTGCAGGTAGCCGACCTGATCGACTTCGGCCCGGAGCTGCAGATTGCCAAGGCGCTCATAAACGAGTGCCTGACGGAATGGTCAGCCGACAGCCGCGAGGAAATCCAGGCGATCGTCATGCGAGCCTTCAACACCGACAAGGAAGGCCAGGTCTCACGCTCCGACGTGTTCATGTTGCTTCGCCTGGAGATCACGGACGCACGATGGCAGCGCGCCATGGAAGCCATCCGCGATGCCATCCGCGTCACTGGCAGCAAGGAATATGTTCGGTTCTATCAGCGCGAGAACCTGACTGATGAATGGCGCGCCATCACTATCGATATGGCGAGGGCGTGA
- a CDS encoding AAA family ATPase, whose translation MNKHVSTSQLGSSIWERPVKAPELTDNKTPDDIALWWQLVDSVIEVARENGWSKAEVARRINMADGTFSQWFSGKYTGRLDGHNRTISHWLSAMKESAAIVASVPQSVSFMALKGTVEIFETLNWAQACPDFVMITLGAGMGKTEACLQYEKTRPHVYRATVSENTKTVHGMLVELAEELDVHEHNPARLARAIGNRIKRAGAGTLLIIDEGQHLNDEALNQLRHFVDVYKCGVAIVGNSEVYSRFSKAKKGKSYAQLKSRIGKRLQRTAPFAEDLRAFIAAWNITDPDSIKFLTGIGMKGGAFRQIDKTMKLATMAANGEDVTLRHIEWAWKNRDVEDMA comes from the coding sequence ATGAACAAGCATGTAAGCACAAGTCAGCTCGGCAGCTCCATCTGGGAGCGTCCGGTCAAGGCGCCGGAGCTGACCGACAACAAGACGCCGGACGATATCGCCCTGTGGTGGCAGTTGGTCGACAGCGTCATCGAGGTGGCGCGCGAAAACGGCTGGTCGAAGGCCGAGGTCGCCCGTCGCATCAACATGGCGGATGGCACATTCAGCCAGTGGTTTTCAGGCAAGTATACCGGCCGCCTCGACGGGCATAACCGGACGATCAGCCACTGGCTGTCTGCCATGAAGGAAAGTGCGGCGATCGTCGCGTCGGTCCCGCAATCGGTCAGCTTCATGGCCTTGAAGGGCACCGTCGAAATCTTCGAAACGTTGAACTGGGCGCAAGCCTGCCCGGATTTCGTGATGATCACGCTCGGCGCCGGTATGGGCAAAACCGAGGCATGCCTGCAATACGAAAAGACCCGGCCGCACGTCTATCGCGCTACCGTATCCGAAAACACAAAAACCGTTCACGGCATGCTCGTCGAGCTTGCCGAGGAACTGGACGTGCACGAGCACAACCCGGCCCGGCTTGCCCGTGCGATCGGCAACCGCATCAAGCGGGCCGGCGCCGGCACGCTGCTGATCATCGACGAGGGGCAGCACCTCAATGACGAAGCGCTGAACCAGCTTCGCCACTTTGTCGATGTCTACAAATGCGGCGTTGCCATCGTCGGCAATTCGGAAGTCTACAGCCGCTTTTCCAAGGCGAAGAAGGGCAAGTCCTATGCGCAGCTGAAAAGCCGCATCGGCAAGCGGCTGCAACGCACCGCGCCATTTGCCGAGGATCTCCGCGCCTTCATCGCCGCATGGAACATCACCGACCCGGACAGTATCAAGTTCCTGACGGGCATTGGCATGAAGGGCGGCGCCTTCCGGCAGATCGACAAAACGATGAAGCTCGCCACCATGGCCGCAAATGGCGAGGACGTGACGCTCCGCCATATCGAATGGGCGTGGAAGAACCGCGACGTGGAGGACATGGCATGA
- a CDS encoding transposase domain-containing protein: MRGAIKEWFTLVELAEAKLPGLPTSARRMRDQAERCGWDLNPGKVRKAEQRGGGMEYHVSVLPSAAGAKLAYLHTAEVVTDDLDRSKMLWTRFEALSSEHKTICSERLATLTEVEEMRASGIKAGDAVGYCSKKAGIATATYYEWRQMVEGWPRRDWLAALAPSFSPVASGVVADTADCHPKAWEYLKSDFLRPEKPKFSACFRRMEKIAKREGWLPILSERTLRRRLEKEVGKAVALLTREGKDKARTLYPAQRRTRAHLHAMQMANMDGHKVDVFVSVPWSKKPVRFILLGIQDLFSGKIVAWRLTEAETWESVRLCIGDMVEAFGIPEAIYLDNGKAFSSKWITGEARQRFRFKVREEDPRGLLATLGVETHFTRPYAGQSKPIERAWGDLAENIAKHPFCAGAYTGNKPSAKPENYMSRAIPFEEFKAHVAAQVEEHNAQTGRRAENCKGRSFDETFAASMALSSTIVRVPSPAQASLWLLASEAIKARPGSGEIHYQGNRYWSRELNQWAGQKVIIRFDPDALHEPVKVYDLKNRLICEAQCVADAGFDNIDDARMHARALKTHQKAVAAAAEAHTALTARQLGEIYYRGSKPAAPAKAEPIRPAVTRLVTGNLAQAAEHAVDIDEFNESFSRGLARATGGASILEFPKGDTADR, translated from the coding sequence ATGAGAGGCGCTATCAAAGAGTGGTTCACTCTCGTCGAGCTTGCCGAGGCAAAGCTGCCGGGCCTGCCAACGTCGGCTCGCCGCATGCGAGACCAGGCCGAGCGCTGTGGGTGGGACCTCAATCCGGGCAAGGTCCGAAAGGCCGAGCAGCGCGGCGGCGGCATGGAATATCACGTTTCGGTTTTGCCATCCGCAGCCGGCGCCAAGCTCGCTTACCTGCATACGGCGGAAGTCGTCACCGACGATCTCGATCGCTCGAAGATGCTTTGGACCCGCTTCGAGGCCCTTTCGAGCGAGCATAAAACGATCTGCAGCGAGCGCCTTGCCACTCTGACCGAAGTCGAGGAGATGCGCGCCAGCGGCATCAAGGCCGGCGATGCCGTGGGGTACTGCTCGAAAAAGGCAGGGATAGCCACTGCCACTTATTATGAGTGGCGGCAGATGGTCGAGGGCTGGCCGCGCCGGGATTGGCTTGCAGCCCTAGCGCCCTCGTTTTCGCCCGTCGCTTCTGGCGTCGTCGCCGATACCGCCGATTGCCATCCGAAGGCATGGGAATACCTGAAATCCGATTTCCTGCGACCGGAGAAACCAAAGTTCTCGGCCTGCTTCCGGCGCATGGAAAAGATCGCCAAGCGCGAGGGCTGGCTGCCGATCCTCTCCGAGCGGACCCTGCGGCGGCGGTTGGAAAAGGAGGTCGGCAAGGCCGTCGCCCTGCTCACCCGCGAGGGCAAGGATAAGGCGCGGACGCTCTATCCCGCTCAGCGCCGAACCCGCGCGCACCTGCACGCCATGCAGATGGCCAACATGGACGGTCACAAGGTTGACGTGTTCGTTTCGGTGCCCTGGTCGAAAAAGCCGGTGCGCTTCATCCTGCTCGGCATTCAGGACCTCTTCTCGGGCAAGATCGTCGCCTGGCGGCTGACCGAGGCGGAAACGTGGGAATCGGTGCGGCTCTGCATCGGCGATATGGTCGAGGCCTTTGGCATTCCCGAGGCTATCTATCTCGACAACGGAAAGGCCTTCTCCTCGAAATGGATCACCGGCGAGGCCCGCCAGCGCTTCCGGTTCAAGGTTCGGGAAGAGGACCCGCGCGGCCTTCTGGCGACCCTCGGCGTCGAAACGCATTTCACGCGGCCTTATGCCGGTCAGTCAAAGCCGATCGAACGCGCCTGGGGCGACCTGGCCGAGAATATCGCCAAACATCCGTTCTGCGCCGGTGCCTATACCGGCAACAAGCCGAGCGCCAAGCCCGAGAACTATATGAGCCGCGCTATTCCCTTCGAGGAATTCAAGGCGCATGTCGCCGCGCAAGTTGAGGAACACAACGCGCAGACCGGACGCCGGGCCGAGAACTGCAAGGGCCGCAGCTTCGACGAGACCTTCGCCGCCTCCATGGCGCTTTCCTCGACGATCGTGCGGGTGCCGTCGCCCGCCCAAGCTTCGCTTTGGCTGCTTGCTTCCGAGGCGATCAAAGCCCGCCCCGGCTCCGGCGAAATCCACTACCAGGGGAACCGCTACTGGTCGCGCGAACTCAACCAGTGGGCCGGCCAGAAGGTCATTATCCGCTTTGATCCGGATGCATTGCACGAGCCGGTCAAGGTCTACGACCTGAAAAACCGGCTGATCTGCGAGGCGCAGTGCGTCGCCGACGCTGGCTTCGACAACATCGACGATGCGCGCATGCACGCCCGCGCCCTCAAGACCCACCAGAAAGCCGTTGCGGCAGCAGCCGAGGCGCATACCGCGCTGACCGCCCGGCAGCTTGGCGAGATCTACTACAGGGGCAGCAAGCCGGCCGCGCCGGCGAAGGCCGAGCCGATCCGGCCGGCCGTCACCCGCCTCGTGACCGGCAACCTCGCCCAGGCGGCAGAGCACGCCGTCGACATCGACGAATTCAACGAAAGTTTTTCCCGAGGTCTCGCCCGCGCAACGGGCGGCGCTTCGATCCTGGAATTCCCGAAAGGGGATACGGCGGACAGGTAG
- a CDS encoding ParB N-terminal domain-containing protein, producing MASFKSLPLSDIFVGERARPVDEDHAQAIAASMAERGLINPITVRATSARKGTPYTLVAGGHRLRAAAINGWGEIDTILVSADETEAQLMEISENLYRNELSKLDRAIFVLKFREMWEEKNGRINPQGGRPSGKQDHDDPVIFAAGRELSERVCERLGISAPSFKRVNRIGQNLHADLRHMVRGTPIADDQTQLLKLAKMPLEEQVRIAAALRHEPDLKKVLALTKPAVASLTAEQQQAEIMKKLVALWEKADAGTRRSFLDHIGDQDDLSFLEAAQ from the coding sequence ATGGCCTCGTTCAAGTCCCTCCCCCTATCCGACATCTTTGTTGGCGAACGCGCGCGGCCGGTCGATGAAGACCACGCGCAGGCGATTGCCGCGTCGATGGCGGAACGCGGCCTGATCAATCCGATCACCGTTCGAGCAACATCCGCCCGCAAGGGAACCCCTTACACGTTGGTCGCCGGCGGGCACCGTCTGCGCGCTGCGGCCATCAACGGCTGGGGCGAAATCGATACCATTCTTGTGTCTGCCGACGAGACCGAGGCGCAGCTGATGGAGATCAGCGAGAACCTCTATCGCAATGAGTTGTCCAAGCTCGACCGCGCCATCTTCGTTCTGAAGTTCCGGGAAATGTGGGAGGAGAAAAATGGCCGCATTAATCCTCAGGGCGGGCGCCCCTCCGGAAAACAGGATCACGATGATCCTGTTATTTTTGCAGCAGGCCGGGAGCTTTCCGAGCGTGTATGTGAGCGACTGGGCATCTCCGCCCCAAGCTTCAAACGCGTCAATCGCATCGGTCAAAACCTCCATGCCGACTTGCGCCATATGGTGCGCGGTACGCCTATCGCAGACGATCAAACGCAGCTTTTGAAGCTGGCGAAGATGCCGCTCGAAGAGCAGGTCCGCATCGCTGCCGCGCTGCGTCACGAGCCCGATCTGAAAAAGGTTCTGGCCCTGACCAAACCGGCCGTTGCATCGCTCACCGCCGAACAGCAGCAGGCCGAGATCATGAAAAAGCTGGTTGCGCTTTGGGAAAAGGCCGACGCCGGCACCCGGCGCTCGTTCCTCGACCATATCGGCGACCAGGACGATCTTTCCTTTCTGGAGGCCGCACAGTGA
- a CDS encoding helix-turn-helix domain-containing protein gives MHRHSPADKITRAERKRLEEVARIKSRLIVAKLTLAEIDKAYCLPSGTAGNAVHEPHMSGERAIAAALRTRPHLLWRSRYYPDGSRKSPQPAENYRHARRQSEAA, from the coding sequence ATGCATCGCCATTCCCCCGCCGACAAGATCACCCGCGCCGAGCGCAAGCGCCTCGAAGAGGTTGCCCGCATCAAAAGCCGACTGATCGTCGCCAAGCTGACGCTCGCCGAGATCGACAAGGCCTATTGCCTGCCGTCCGGAACCGCCGGAAACGCCGTCCATGAGCCGCATATGAGCGGCGAACGGGCGATCGCAGCGGCCCTCAGAACCCGGCCGCACCTTTTGTGGCGCTCGCGCTACTATCCGGACGGAAGCCGCAAGAGCCCGCAGCCGGCCGAGAACTACCGCCACGCCCGCCGCCAAAGCGAGGCTGCCTGA
- a CDS encoding PIN domain-containing protein has product MLRVLVDTCVWLDLAKDYRNQPIIAALEDLVDDVHFSLIVPQVVLDEFARSKDRVAADAKRSLQSHFSLVRDAVRRFGDGKLVDATIKSLNEVDHSAVYKGEAVNESIERIEGLLSAAKAIPATEAIKARAADRALDGVAPFHRPKNSIGDAIIIETYADEMGQEGSSGDEFAFVTHNKADFSQERGDHRQPHADLVPLFDGGRSVFWTSMADLLNDLDGDLLANYDLELYGASQVRGRSEILEAEHLLYRQVWYNRHQNLRIDIERGREKVVSELEWETAKPRQQLRMTTEGIWKAAQEAARRTEAEVGLENLGPWDNFDWGMINGKLSALRWVLGDEWDMLDT; this is encoded by the coding sequence ATGCTTCGCGTTCTGGTCGATACCTGCGTCTGGTTGGATCTCGCCAAGGACTATAGAAACCAACCAATCATCGCCGCGCTTGAGGACCTTGTGGACGATGTACATTTCAGTCTCATCGTGCCGCAGGTGGTCCTAGACGAGTTCGCGCGGAGCAAGGACCGTGTGGCCGCTGACGCCAAGCGCAGCCTGCAGTCGCACTTCAGCCTTGTCCGGGACGCTGTGCGGCGATTCGGAGACGGGAAGCTTGTCGACGCAACCATCAAGTCGCTGAACGAAGTGGATCACTCGGCGGTCTACAAAGGTGAGGCCGTAAACGAATCCATTGAACGGATTGAAGGGTTGCTTTCCGCTGCCAAGGCGATCCCAGCCACGGAGGCCATTAAGGCTCGGGCGGCTGACCGGGCACTGGATGGTGTCGCTCCTTTTCACCGGCCGAAGAACAGCATCGGCGACGCCATCATCATAGAGACCTATGCCGACGAAATGGGCCAGGAAGGCAGCTCAGGGGACGAGTTTGCCTTCGTCACCCACAACAAGGCCGATTTCAGCCAGGAGAGGGGTGATCACCGCCAACCCCACGCCGACCTCGTGCCACTGTTTGATGGCGGCCGTTCGGTCTTTTGGACTTCAATGGCCGACCTGCTCAACGACCTCGATGGGGATCTTCTGGCGAATTACGATCTTGAGCTCTATGGCGCGAGCCAGGTGCGTGGCCGCTCCGAAATATTGGAGGCCGAACACCTACTGTATAGGCAAGTTTGGTACAATCGCCACCAGAACCTCCGGATCGACATAGAGCGCGGTCGGGAGAAAGTGGTCTCGGAATTGGAGTGGGAAACGGCCAAGCCTAGGCAGCAACTGCGGATGACGACCGAGGGAATTTGGAAAGCAGCGCAGGAGGCCGCAAGAAGAACCGAAGCCGAGGTCGGGCTCGAAAACCTCGGCCCATGGGACAATTTCGACTGGGGCATGATTAACGGGAAACTGAGCGCGCTGCGGTGGGTGCTTGGCGACGAATGGGATATGCTCGACACCTAG